The proteins below are encoded in one region of Brachyspira intermedia PWS/A:
- a CDS encoding BMC domain-containing protein, whose translation MASSMALGMIETKGLVSAVEAADAMVKAANVNLVGKTLVGGGLVTIMVRGDVGAVKAATDAGAAAAAKVGELISVHVIPRPHEEVESLLPNNPPANNSDKQE comes from the coding sequence ATGGCAAGTTCTATGGCTTTAGGTATGATAGAAACTAAAGGTTTAGTATCAGCAGTAGAGGCAGCCGATGCTATGGTAAAAGCAGCTAATGTTAATCTAGTAGGAAAAACATTAGTAGGCGGCGGATTAGTAACAATTATGGTAAGAGGAGATGTAGGAGCAGTAAAAGCCGCAACAGATGCCGGAGCAGCAGCCGCCGCTAAAGTAGGAGAATTAATAAGCGTTCATGTAATACCAAGACCTCATGAAGAAGTTGAATCTTTGCTTCCTAATAATCCTCCTGCTAATAATAGTGATAAACAAGAATAA
- a CDS encoding propanediol/glycerol family dehydratase large subunit produces MKSKRFEILRNRPVNQDGFVGEWPEVGLVAMDGPNDPKPSIKIVNGKIVELDGKKAEDFDFIDTFIANYSINIENAEKAMAIDSKKIALMLCDPNVTRSEIIPITTSITPAKISEVMSCMNVVEMMMALQKMRARKTPSNQCHVTNVKDNPIQIAADAAEAAVRGFDEEETTVGIVRYAPFNALGLLVGAQVGRPGILTQCSLEEATELLLGMRGLTCYAETISVYGTERVFTDGDDTPYSKAFLASSYASRGLKMRFTSGTGSEVQMGYAEGKSMLYLEARCVFITKGAGVQGLQNGSISCIGVPGGVPSGIRAVLAENLITECLDLEVASGNDQTFSHSDIRRTARMLMQFLPGTDFIFSGYSSTPNYDNMFAGSNFDAEDFDDINVLQRDLKVDGGLRPVKEEEIIAVRNKAARAMQAIFADLGFPEITDEEVEAATYAHGSKDMPDRNVVEDLKAAQSILTNGITGLDVVKALYRKGFEDVAQSVLNMLKQRVAGDYLHTSAIIDRNGYVISAVNDVNDYHGPSTGYQISKERWEEIKNIPNAISPDSI; encoded by the coding sequence ATGAAATCTAAAAGATTTGAAATATTAAGAAACAGACCTGTAAATCAGGACGGATTTGTAGGCGAATGGCCTGAAGTTGGTCTTGTAGCTATGGATGGACCTAATGATCCTAAACCTAGTATAAAAATAGTAAATGGCAAAATAGTTGAGCTTGACGGCAAAAAAGCTGAAGATTTTGACTTTATAGATACATTTATTGCTAATTACTCTATCAATATAGAAAATGCTGAAAAAGCTATGGCTATTGATTCTAAAAAAATAGCTCTTATGTTATGTGATCCTAATGTAACAAGAAGCGAAATCATTCCTATAACAACTTCCATAACTCCTGCTAAAATATCAGAAGTTATGAGCTGTATGAATGTTGTTGAAATGATGATGGCTTTACAAAAAATGAGAGCTAGAAAAACTCCTTCAAATCAATGTCACGTTACTAATGTTAAAGATAATCCTATACAAATAGCAGCAGATGCGGCAGAAGCAGCTGTTAGAGGTTTCGATGAAGAAGAAACTACAGTAGGTATTGTACGTTATGCTCCTTTCAATGCTTTAGGCTTATTGGTAGGTGCTCAGGTTGGAAGACCTGGTATACTTACTCAATGTTCATTAGAAGAAGCTACTGAATTGTTATTAGGTATGAGAGGATTAACTTGTTATGCTGAAACAATTTCTGTATATGGTACTGAAAGAGTATTCACAGACGGAGACGATACTCCATATTCTAAAGCTTTCTTAGCATCATCTTATGCTTCACGCGGTTTGAAAATGCGTTTTACTTCTGGTACAGGAAGTGAAGTACAAATGGGATATGCTGAAGGTAAATCTATGTTGTACTTGGAAGCTAGATGTGTATTCATCACAAAAGGTGCGGGAGTACAAGGTTTACAGAATGGTTCTATAAGCTGTATAGGTGTTCCTGGCGGAGTTCCTAGTGGTATTAGAGCAGTTTTGGCAGAAAACTTAATTACTGAATGTTTAGACTTAGAGGTTGCTTCTGGTAATGACCAAACTTTCTCTCATTCAGATATAAGAAGAACAGCAAGAATGTTAATGCAGTTCCTACCTGGTACTGACTTTATATTCTCTGGTTATAGTTCTACTCCTAACTATGATAACATGTTTGCAGGTTCTAACTTCGATGCTGAAGACTTTGATGATATCAATGTATTACAAAGAGACTTAAAAGTTGATGGCGGATTAAGACCTGTAAAAGAAGAAGAAATAATAGCTGTTAGAAATAAAGCTGCAAGAGCTATGCAGGCTATATTTGCTGATTTAGGATTCCCTGAAATCACAGATGAAGAAGTAGAAGCTGCAACTTATGCTCATGGTAGTAAAGATATGCCTGACAGAAATGTTGTAGAAGATTTAAAAGCAGCACAAAGTATCTTAACTAATGGAATAACAGGTTTAGACGTAGTTAAAGCTTTATATAGAAAAGGCTTTGAAGATGTTGCTCAAAGCGTTTTGAATATGTTAAAACAGCGTGTTGCTGGAGACTATTTGCATACTTCTGCTATCATTGATAGAAACGGTTATGTTATTAGTGCTGTTAATGATGTTAATGATTATCATGGTCCTAGTACTGGTTATCAAATAAGCAAAGAACGTTGGGAAGAAATTAAAAATATTCCTAATGCTATTAGCCCAGATTCTATTTAA
- a CDS encoding GlcG/HbpS family heme-binding protein — MELGLNDAFSMALEALKKAGSIHVDVCISIVNSHGEEIFFCKMDNALKISEKLAFKKAYSSVSLKVPTSEIKKLIDDSLCGLDTAMSGELVMFGGGIPIFKDGKLLGAIGVSGGAVEEDILIAKSALEVFNK; from the coding sequence ATGGAACTTGGTTTAAATGATGCTTTTAGTATGGCTTTGGAGGCATTGAAGAAAGCAGGAAGTATACATGTTGATGTTTGTATTTCCATTGTGAATAGTCATGGAGAAGAGATTTTCTTCTGCAAAATGGATAATGCTCTTAAAATAAGTGAGAAATTAGCTTTTAAAAAGGCTTACAGCAGTGTATCATTGAAAGTTCCTACTTCTGAAATAAAGAAACTTATTGATGATAGTTTATGCGGACTTGATACTGCTATGTCTGGTGAACTTGTTATGTTCGGCGGAGGAATTCCTATATTCAAAGATGGTAAATTATTAGGAGCTATCGGAGTAAGCGGAGGTGCTGTAGAAGAAGATATTCTTATAGCTAAGTCTGCTTTAGAGGTATTTAATAAATAA
- a CDS encoding aldehyde dehydrogenase family protein — translation MDEKLIESIVREVAKNINILESNNNTNTLGIFDTMKEAIEYASIAQKKFLCSTLSERKRITDSIRNKLRPLVKEMSVMAVEESKMGRVEDKINKNTLAIERCTGVEDLHTGALTGDDGLSLLEFSPFGVIGAITPVTNPTETIICNSINMLSAGNSVVFSPHPSAVKVSNWLVTKINEAIIEAGGERNLVVTVSKASVEEVDYMMESPKINALCITGGMPIVIKGLKSGKKTIGAGAGNPPVIVDETADIEQAAADIVAGASLDNNMPCIAEKEVLAVDSIFDYLMFNMEKNNAFKISKKEDMMKLEKALINPDGTVNKKFVGKDAKYILDTLGIECSYDPRLIIMETHKEHPFAVEELMMPVLPLIRCKDFDEALDLAVKLENGCRHTAAMHSKHIDRLTIAPRRLQTTIFVKNAPSYAGIGLGGEGYTSFTLASSTGDGITSTITFTRKRRCVLKNGLFVR, via the coding sequence ATGGATGAAAAATTGATTGAATCTATAGTAAGAGAAGTTGCTAAGAATATAAACATATTGGAATCCAATAACAATACAAATACACTTGGTATATTTGATACTATGAAAGAAGCTATTGAATATGCAAGTATAGCACAGAAAAAGTTTTTATGCTCTACTTTATCAGAGAGAAAAAGAATAACTGATTCTATAAGAAATAAATTAAGACCTCTAGTTAAAGAGATGTCTGTTATGGCTGTAGAAGAAAGTAAAATGGGAAGAGTAGAGGATAAAATAAATAAAAATACATTGGCTATAGAAAGATGTACCGGAGTTGAGGATTTACATACTGGTGCTTTGACAGGAGATGACGGATTAAGTTTATTAGAATTTTCTCCATTCGGTGTTATTGGTGCTATAACTCCTGTTACAAATCCTACAGAAACAATAATATGTAATAGTATCAATATGCTTTCAGCTGGAAATAGTGTTGTTTTCAGTCCGCATCCTAGTGCTGTTAAAGTTTCTAATTGGCTTGTTACAAAAATTAATGAAGCTATAATAGAGGCAGGCGGAGAAAGAAATTTGGTAGTTACAGTTTCAAAAGCTTCAGTTGAAGAAGTTGATTATATGATGGAAAGCCCTAAAATTAATGCTTTATGTATTACAGGCGGTATGCCTATAGTTATTAAAGGATTAAAAAGCGGTAAGAAAACTATAGGAGCAGGTGCAGGAAATCCTCCTGTTATAGTTGATGAAACTGCTGATATAGAACAGGCTGCTGCTGATATAGTTGCTGGTGCTTCTCTTGATAATAATATGCCTTGTATAGCTGAAAAAGAAGTTTTGGCTGTTGATTCTATATTTGATTATTTGATGTTCAATATGGAAAAAAATAATGCTTTTAAGATTTCTAAAAAAGAAGATATGATGAAATTAGAAAAAGCTCTTATAAATCCTGATGGAACTGTAAATAAAAAATTTGTGGGTAAAGATGCTAAATATATATTAGACACTTTGGGCATAGAATGTTCTTATGATCCTAGACTTATAATAATGGAAACTCATAAAGAACATCCTTTTGCTGTTGAAGAGCTTATGATGCCTGTGCTTCCTTTGATAAGATGTAAAGATTTTGATGAGGCTTTAGACTTGGCTGTTAAATTAGAAAATGGATGCAGACATACAGCTGCTATGCATTCTAAGCATATTGACAGATTGACTATAGCTCCTAGAAGATTGCAGACAACAATATTTGTTAAGAATGCTCCTTCTTATGCTGGTATAGGTTTAGGAGGAGAGGGATATACTAGCTTTACATTGGCAAGTAGTACAGGAGATGGTATTACTAGTACAATAACATTTACTAGAAAAAGAAGATGCGTATTAAAAAATGGATTATTTGTTAGATAA
- a CDS encoding glycerol dehydratase reactivase beta/small subunit family protein: protein MDIPSIIIYDLGNTDSKLMDQVLYGIEEEGIPYIFEKKEIGEYRDVKEASYKAAVASQLSVGVAADNEYIAVHYANLDENTPLFFYPVKSMNIQNMRSVGANSARLVKGIYFILND, encoded by the coding sequence ATGGATATACCATCTATTATTATATATGACTTAGGAAATACAGATTCAAAATTAATGGATCAGGTTTTATATGGAATAGAGGAGGAAGGAATTCCTTATATATTTGAAAAGAAAGAGATTGGTGAGTATAGAGATGTAAAAGAAGCATCTTATAAGGCGGCTGTTGCTTCTCAGTTATCTGTTGGTGTAGCTGCTGACAATGAATATATAGCGGTGCATTATGCTAATTTAGATGAAAATACTCCTTTGTTTTTCTATCCTGTTAAATCAATGAATATTCAGAATATGAGAAGCGTTGGAGCTAATTCAGCTAGACTTGTTAAGGGAATTTATTTCATACTTAATGATTAA
- a CDS encoding diol dehydratase small subunit — protein MDEQLLEKMIKEIVSNINNTSNSRSISNSSVEISAKDYPLGYNRKDLIKTSTGKSLDDITLDAVMNDRVGPNDVRITAETLEYQAKIAESVGRKIFAMNLRRAAELTRISDDRILEIYNALRPFRSTKAELIAIADELESKYSAKISASLVREAAEVYEKRDRLRRK, from the coding sequence ATGGATGAACAACTTTTAGAGAAAATGATAAAAGAAATAGTTAGTAATATTAATAATACAAGCAACTCAAGAAGCATTTCTAATAGCAGTGTTGAAATTAGTGCTAAAGATTATCCTTTAGGTTATAATAGAAAAGATTTGATAAAAACTTCTACAGGAAAAAGTTTAGATGATATTACATTAGATGCAGTAATGAATGACAGAGTTGGTCCTAATGATGTTCGTATTACAGCAGAAACTTTGGAATATCAAGCTAAAATTGCAGAATCTGTTGGCAGAAAAATATTTGCTATGAATTTGAGAAGAGCTGCTGAATTAACAAGAATAAGCGATGACAGAATATTAGAGATATATAATGCTTTAAGACCTTTTAGATCAACTAAAGCAGAATTAATTGCTATAGCTGATGAATTAGAAAGTAAATATTCAGCTAAAATATCTGCTTCTTTAGTTAGAGAGGCTGCTGAAGTTTATGAGAAGAGAGATCGTTTAAGAAGAAAATAA
- a CDS encoding diol dehydratase reactivase subunit alpha — MKYIAGIDIGNSTTEIAVAKISDNNDVEFISSDLVFTTGIKGTFSNKHGIFGVLKKSLDKVNLTIEDISLIRINEATPVIGDVAMETITETVVTESTMIGHNPKTPGGSGIGIGKSVLYDDISNINKGEDVIIVVPNSIDFKDVANSVNNAVSKGINVNGLILQKDDGVLVQNRINKNIPIVDEVLLIDKVPIGMLCALEVALPGKVIETLSNPYGIATVFNLSPEETQSVVPIARALIGNRSAVVIKTPEGNVKERRIPAGKLKIIDAKKSLEVDIEAGAEKIMSTINKATDIEDIIGEPGTNIGGMIEKVRQTMAKLTNKDKDDIKIRDLLAVDTFVPRSVKGGLANEFSMESAVGIASMVKSDRLQMEIIANELKKDLNINVEIGGVEADMAILGALTTPGSSSPLAIIDMGAGSTDASLIDKDGKISYTHLAGAGNMVTLLINSELGLDDLEMAERIKKYPLAKVESVFHIRHEDGTVQFFKEPLDPKLFARVIVVEENNFVPIDSDIPLEKIRIVRRTAKEKVFVFNSIRALETVSSTGNIRDIPFVVLVGGSSLDFEIPQMVMDALSHYKIVAGRGNIRGKEGPRNAVATGLILDYVRAMRNS, encoded by the coding sequence ATGAAATATATTGCAGGAATAGACATAGGCAATTCTACTACTGAAATTGCAGTTGCTAAGATTAGTGATAATAATGATGTAGAATTTATCTCTAGTGATTTAGTATTTACTACAGGTATAAAAGGTACTTTTTCCAATAAGCATGGTATTTTCGGAGTTTTGAAAAAGAGCTTGGATAAAGTTAATCTTACAATAGAAGATATATCTTTGATAAGAATAAATGAAGCTACACCTGTAATAGGGGATGTTGCAATGGAAACTATAACAGAAACCGTTGTAACAGAATCAACTATGATAGGACATAACCCAAAAACACCAGGCGGATCTGGAATAGGTATAGGAAAAAGCGTACTTTATGATGATATTTCTAATATAAATAAAGGCGAAGATGTAATAATAGTTGTTCCTAATAGCATAGATTTCAAAGATGTGGCTAATTCTGTTAATAATGCTGTATCTAAAGGTATTAATGTTAATGGACTTATTTTACAAAAAGATGATGGTGTGCTTGTACAAAATAGGATTAATAAAAATATTCCTATAGTTGATGAAGTACTTCTTATAGATAAAGTTCCTATAGGAATGCTTTGTGCACTTGAGGTAGCTTTGCCTGGTAAAGTAATTGAAACATTATCAAATCCTTATGGTATAGCAACAGTATTTAATTTATCACCGGAGGAAACACAATCCGTTGTACCTATAGCTAGAGCTTTAATAGGAAACCGTTCTGCAGTTGTAATAAAAACTCCTGAAGGAAATGTTAAAGAGAGAAGAATACCAGCTGGTAAATTAAAAATAATTGATGCCAAAAAAAGTTTAGAAGTGGATATAGAGGCAGGTGCTGAAAAAATAATGTCTACTATAAACAAGGCAACAGATATAGAAGATATTATTGGTGAGCCTGGTACTAATATAGGCGGTATGATAGAAAAAGTTAGGCAGACTATGGCTAAACTTACGAATAAAGATAAAGATGATATTAAGATTCGTGATTTGCTAGCTGTTGATACTTTTGTTCCTAGAAGTGTAAAAGGCGGACTTGCTAATGAATTTTCTATGGAAAGTGCTGTTGGTATTGCTAGTATGGTAAAATCTGATAGGCTTCAAATGGAAATAATTGCAAATGAGCTTAAGAAAGATTTGAATATCAATGTTGAAATAGGCGGAGTTGAAGCTGATATGGCTATATTGGGTGCTTTGACTACTCCCGGTTCATCTTCTCCTTTGGCTATAATAGACATGGGGGCAGGAAGTACAGATGCTTCTCTAATAGATAAAGACGGTAAAATATCATATACGCATTTAGCTGGTGCCGGAAATATGGTTACTCTTTTGATAAATTCTGAATTAGGATTAGATGATCTTGAAATGGCTGAAAGAATAAAAAAATATCCTTTGGCTAAAGTTGAAAGTGTATTTCATATAAGACATGAAGATGGTACAGTACAGTTTTTCAAAGAGCCTTTAGATCCTAAATTATTTGCTAGAGTTATAGTGGTAGAAGAAAATAATTTTGTTCCTATAGATTCTGATATACCATTAGAGAAAATAAGAATTGTGAGAAGAACAGCAAAAGAAAAAGTATTTGTATTTAATTCTATAAGAGCATTGGAAACAGTAAGTTCTACAGGTAATATAAGAGATATACCTTTCGTAGTATTGGTTGGAGGTTCATCATTAGATTTTGAAATACCTCAAATGGTTATGGATGCTTTATCACATTATAAAATAGTTGCTGGTAGAGGTAACATAAGAGGTAAAGAAGGACCTAGAAATGCGGTTGCTACAGGTCTTATATTAGATTATGTTAGAGCAATGAGGAATAGCTAA
- a CDS encoding BMC domain-containing protein, producing the protein MEYALGMIETHGHTAAIEALDAANKASNIILPSMVHVGSGRIAISFFGDVSAVKVAVDCGVAAAEKVGKVLGSNVIARLDKQVLDTLFAYASSDNNNTVEDGNKEIKENEENNTEYKESEEKQTEEKEIEENKQSESNTEIINENVDNTSSDSNAEDASLFDEDVNKKTDNEADSNENVSKKKTRKKKKNDNQ; encoded by the coding sequence ATGGAATATGCTTTAGGTATGATAGAAACTCATGGTCATACAGCTGCTATTGAGGCTTTAGATGCAGCAAATAAGGCTAGTAATATAATTTTGCCTTCTATGGTGCATGTTGGAAGCGGTAGAATTGCTATCTCATTTTTTGGAGATGTTTCCGCTGTTAAAGTTGCTGTTGACTGCGGAGTTGCCGCTGCTGAGAAAGTTGGAAAGGTTTTAGGCAGTAATGTTATAGCCAGATTGGATAAACAAGTTCTTGATACTCTTTTTGCTTATGCATCTTCTGACAATAATAATACAGTTGAAGATGGCAATAAAGAAATAAAAGAGAACGAAGAAAATAATACTGAATATAAAGAATCAGAAGAAAAACAAACTGAAGAAAAAGAAATAGAAGAAAATAAGCAATCAGAAAGCAATACAGAAATAATTAATGAAAATGTAGATAACACTTCATCAGACAGCAATGCTGAAGATGCATCACTTTTTGATGAAGATGTTAATAAAAAAACAGATAATGAAGCAGATTCTAATGAAAATGTTTCAAAGAAAAAAACAAGAAAAAAGAAAAAGAACGATAATCAATAA
- a CDS encoding propanediol/glycerol family dehydratase medium subunit, which translates to MNIDEKTLKLIVSEVIKNINSQNNNTNGSTSVSSNPNPNVSTDHQAPPPLNFKELGKAEVGKNKSEVVIGIAPSFGLHQTETIVHIPHSQVLRELIAGIEEEGLKARILRFLHTSDVSFIANAAAKYSGSGIGIGIQSKGTTVIHQKDLLPLSNVELFPQAPLLDLPTFRAIGKNAAKYAKGESPTPVPVRNDQMARPKYQAIAALLHIKETEHVIDNADPIELSISL; encoded by the coding sequence ATGAATATAGATGAAAAAACTCTAAAATTGATAGTTAGTGAAGTTATAAAAAATATTAATAGTCAAAATAATAATACAAACGGCAGTACTTCTGTAAGTTCTAATCCTAATCCAAATGTAAGTACTGATCATCAAGCTCCTCCTCCTCTTAATTTCAAAGAGTTAGGTAAAGCTGAAGTTGGTAAAAATAAATCTGAAGTTGTAATAGGTATAGCTCCTTCTTTCGGACTTCATCAAACTGAAACTATAGTTCATATACCACATTCTCAAGTGTTAAGAGAATTAATTGCTGGTATAGAAGAGGAAGGATTGAAAGCTCGTATATTACGTTTCTTGCATACATCCGATGTTTCTTTCATAGCTAATGCTGCTGCAAAATACAGCGGTTCCGGAATAGGTATAGGAATACAATCAAAAGGTACTACAGTTATACACCAAAAAGATTTGCTTCCTTTGAGTAATGTTGAATTATTCCCTCAAGCTCCTCTTTTGGATTTGCCTACTTTCAGAGCTATAGGTAAGAATGCTGCTAAATATGCTAAAGGTGAATCTCCAACTCCTGTTCCTGTTCGTAATGATCAGATGGCTCGTCCTAAATATCAGGCTATAGCTGCTTTACTTCATATAAAAGAAACAGAGCATGTTATAGATAATGCAGATCCTATAGAACTATCAATTTCATTATAA
- a CDS encoding BMC domain-containing protein, producing MASSMALGMIETKGLVSAIEAADAMVKAANVNLVGKTLIGGGLVTVMVRGDVGAVKAATDAGAAAAAKVGELISVHVIPRPHEEVEGIIK from the coding sequence ATGGCAAGTTCTATGGCTTTAGGTATGATAGAAACTAAAGGTTTGGTATCAGCAATAGAGGCAGCAGACGCTATGGTAAAAGCAGCTAATGTTAATCTAGTAGGAAAAACATTAATCGGAGGCGGACTAGTAACTGTTATGGTAAGAGGCGATGTAGGGGCAGTAAAAGCCGCAACAGATGCCGGAGCAGCAGCAGCCGCTAAAGTAGGAGAATTAATAAGCGTTCATGTAATACCAAGACCTCATGAAGAAGTTGAAGGTATTATAAAATAA
- the pduB gene encoding propanediol utilization microcompartment protein PduB, with amino-acid sequence MSRAIEFVGTAIGDTIGLVIANVDKSVLEKMNFETKYRSIGIIGCRTGAGPHIMAADEAVKATNTEIVSIQLARDTKGGAGHGSLIIFGSDDVSDSRRAVEVVLKDLDRTFGDVYGNEAGHIELQYTARASYACNKAFGAPIGKAFGICVGAPAAIGVVMADTAVKSANVEVVGYASPANGTSFSNEVILQICGDSGAVRQAIIAAREIGCELLGTLGATPKNDRPSYII; translated from the coding sequence ATGAGTAGAGCAATAGAGTTTGTAGGAACTGCTATAGGAGATACTATAGGTCTTGTTATTGCTAATGTAGATAAAAGTGTATTGGAGAAGATGAATTTTGAAACAAAATACCGTTCTATTGGTATCATAGGCTGTAGAACAGGAGCAGGACCTCATATAATGGCTGCCGATGAAGCTGTAAAAGCTACTAACACTGAAATTGTTTCTATACAATTGGCTCGTGATACGAAAGGCGGAGCTGGTCATGGTAGTTTAATTATTTTCGGTTCAGACGATGTTTCTGATTCAAGACGCGCAGTTGAAGTTGTTTTAAAAGATTTGGATAGAACATTTGGAGATGTTTATGGAAATGAAGCTGGACATATAGAACTCCAGTATACAGCTAGAGCTAGCTATGCTTGTAATAAAGCTTTTGGTGCTCCTATAGGAAAGGCTTTCGGTATTTGTGTAGGTGCTCCTGCAGCTATAGGAGTAGTTATGGCAGATACAGCAGTAAAATCTGCTAATGTTGAAGTTGTTGGATATGCTTCACCAGCAAATGGTACTAGTTTTTCAAATGAGGTTATATTACAAATATGTGGTGATTCAGGTGCTGTTAGACAGGCTATAATAGCTGCTAGAGAAATAGGCTGTGAATTATTGGGTACTTTGGGTGCTACACCTAAAAATGACAGACCTTCATATATAATTTAA
- a CDS encoding BMC domain-containing protein: MASSMALGMIETKGLVSAIEAADAMVKAANVNLVGKTLVGGGLVTIMVRGDVGAVKAATDAGAAAAAKVGELISVHVIPRPHEEVEGIIK; the protein is encoded by the coding sequence ATGGCAAGTTCTATGGCTTTAGGTATGATAGAAACTAAAGGTTTGGTATCAGCAATAGAGGCAGCAGACGCTATGGTAAAAGCAGCTAATGTTAATCTAGTAGGAAAAACATTAGTAGGCGGCGGACTAGTAACAATTATGGTAAGAGGAGATGTAGGAGCAGTAAAAGCCGCAACAGATGCCGGAGCAGCCGCCGCCGCTAAAGTAGGAGAGTTAATAAGTGTTCATGTAATACCAAGACCTCATGAAGAAGTTGAAGGTATTATAAAATAA
- a CDS encoding ethanolamine utilization protein produces the protein MKVLTEQMLRSEILNKDVSEYFIEEGVFVTPSAKEYLASRKIELKIVSKNHNLNIGSSTSSPKSYGIREIENMGYYVDYETNKRLDTKPENYTHLYNNVLVEKNHPRIMFRGKLDSMLALIVDIQYEFKERHEDKLLEYLKKYQKLIHTILYSEVSNKGLEFDTIFGLTEEEIRKISHHPKEYFGCDHIFVNYNMPYTVIKLNLIRTAVREAELIAYNALKNEREDLIKLLNRMSSAIYILMLMAYTGKDVTK, from the coding sequence ATGAAAGTTTTGACAGAACAAATGCTGAGAAGTGAAATACTCAATAAAGATGTATCAGAATATTTTATAGAGGAAGGAGTTTTTGTTACGCCTTCTGCTAAAGAATATTTGGCTTCCCGCAAAATAGAACTAAAAATAGTATCTAAGAATCATAATCTTAATATTGGAAGTTCTACATCAAGTCCTAAATCTTATGGTATAAGAGAAATAGAAAATATGGGCTACTATGTAGATTATGAAACAAATAAGAGATTAGATACTAAACCTGAGAATTATACTCATTTGTATAATAATGTATTAGTAGAAAAGAATCACCCTAGAATAATGTTTAGGGGAAAATTAGACAGCATGCTTGCTTTAATAGTAGATATACAATACGAGTTTAAAGAAAGGCATGAAGATAAGTTATTAGAGTATTTGAAAAAATATCAGAAACTTATTCATACAATATTATACTCTGAGGTTTCAAATAAAGGTTTGGAATTTGATACTATATTTGGATTGACAGAGGAAGAGATTAGAAAAATATCTCATCATCCTAAAGAGTATTTTGGTTGTGATCATATATTTGTTAATTATAATATGCCGTACACTGTTATAAAACTTAATTTAATAAGAACGGCTGTTAGAGAAGCAGAATTAATAGCCTATAATGCTTTGAAAAATGAAAGAGAAGATCTCATTAAATTATTAAATCGTATGAGCAGTGCTATTTATATATTGATGTTAATGGCATATACTGGTAAGGATGTGACTAAATGA